A window from Xiphophorus maculatus strain JP 163 A chromosome 17, X_maculatus-5.0-male, whole genome shotgun sequence encodes these proteins:
- the msrb3 gene encoding methionine-R-sulfoxide reductase B3 isoform X2 codes for MAVFLRHGLLLALHRTLGQASNTAYPSALPAAVLGACRSKKTWPVSFPQEELRKRLTPKQFHVTQERGTESAFTGEFTYHKDEGIYHCVVCGGPLFSSDSKFDSQSGWPSFFDLLKEESVSLADDFSFGLHRVETTCSQCGAHLGHLFDDGPKPTGKRYCINSASLAFQAAGPAEGGASASSGAATCGKVDL; via the exons ATGGCTGTCTTCCTTAGACATGGGCTCCTCTTGGCCTTGCATCGTACCCTTGGGCAAGCCAGCAACACAGCCTACCCCTCTGCTCTGCCTGCAGCTGTTCTAG GAGCCTGTAGGAGTAAGAAGACCTGGCCAGTGAGTTTCCCTCAGGAGGAACTGAGGAAACGCCTCACCCCAAAGCAGTTCCATGTCACTCAGGAGAGAGGAACCGAGAG TGCCTTTACTGGGGAGTTCACATACCATAAAGATGAGGGAATCTATCACTGTGTTGTCTGTGGGGGCCCTCTCTTCAG CTCAGATTCTAAATTTGACTCACAATCAG GCTGGCCGTCCTTCTTTGACCTGCTGAAGGAGGAGTCCGTCTCTCTGGCTGATGATTTCTCCTTCGGCTTACACAGAGTGGAGACTACCTGCAGCCAG TGTGGAGCTCATCTTGGTCACCTGTTTGACGATGGTCCAAAACCTACTGGAAAGCGTTACTGCATCAACTCTGCTTCCCTGGCGTTTCAGGCCGCAGGCCCGGCTGAGGGTGGCGCCTCGGCCTCCAGCGGCGCTGCCACTTGCGGGAAGGTTGACCTATAG
- the msrb3 gene encoding methionine-R-sulfoxide reductase B3 isoform X3, translated as MSGFNLLHLITKSQPVPLRSCSLPSGACRSKKTWPVSFPQEELRKRLTPKQFHVTQERGTESAFTGEFTYHKDEGIYHCVVCGGPLFSSDSKFDSQSGWPSFFDLLKEESVSLADDFSFGLHRVETTCSQCGAHLGHLFDDGPKPTGKRYCINSASLAFQAAGPAEGGASASSGAATCGKVDL; from the exons ATGTCGGGCTTCAATCTGCTGCATCTAATAACCAAGAGTCAGCCTGTGCCTCTGAGGTCCTGCAGTCTCCCCTCAG GAGCCTGTAGGAGTAAGAAGACCTGGCCAGTGAGTTTCCCTCAGGAGGAACTGAGGAAACGCCTCACCCCAAAGCAGTTCCATGTCACTCAGGAGAGAGGAACCGAGAG TGCCTTTACTGGGGAGTTCACATACCATAAAGATGAGGGAATCTATCACTGTGTTGTCTGTGGGGGCCCTCTCTTCAG CTCAGATTCTAAATTTGACTCACAATCAG GCTGGCCGTCCTTCTTTGACCTGCTGAAGGAGGAGTCCGTCTCTCTGGCTGATGATTTCTCCTTCGGCTTACACAGAGTGGAGACTACCTGCAGCCAG TGTGGAGCTCATCTTGGTCACCTGTTTGACGATGGTCCAAAACCTACTGGAAAGCGTTACTGCATCAACTCTGCTTCCCTGGCGTTTCAGGCCGCAGGCCCGGCTGAGGGTGGCGCCTCGGCCTCCAGCGGCGCTGCCACTTGCGGGAAGGTTGACCTATAG
- the msrb3 gene encoding methionine-R-sulfoxide reductase B3 isoform X1, whose translation MCWCLDIRLTQTQPVGQKLCVCSSELHLMYRFKQGLSAAETGRLPANIVLLLLLLFSGACRSKKTWPVSFPQEELRKRLTPKQFHVTQERGTESAFTGEFTYHKDEGIYHCVVCGGPLFSSDSKFDSQSGWPSFFDLLKEESVSLADDFSFGLHRVETTCSQCGAHLGHLFDDGPKPTGKRYCINSASLAFQAAGPAEGGASASSGAATCGKVDL comes from the exons ATGTGTTGGTGCCTTGACATTCGGCTCACTCAGACTCAGCCTGTTGGTCAGAAACTCTGTGTCTGTTCATCCGAACTCCACCTGATGTACCGCTTTAAACAAGGCTTATCAGCCGCAGAAACTGGACGTTTACCAGCTAACATCGTGCTGCTCCTGCTTCTGCTCTTCTCTG GAGCCTGTAGGAGTAAGAAGACCTGGCCAGTGAGTTTCCCTCAGGAGGAACTGAGGAAACGCCTCACCCCAAAGCAGTTCCATGTCACTCAGGAGAGAGGAACCGAGAG TGCCTTTACTGGGGAGTTCACATACCATAAAGATGAGGGAATCTATCACTGTGTTGTCTGTGGGGGCCCTCTCTTCAG CTCAGATTCTAAATTTGACTCACAATCAG GCTGGCCGTCCTTCTTTGACCTGCTGAAGGAGGAGTCCGTCTCTCTGGCTGATGATTTCTCCTTCGGCTTACACAGAGTGGAGACTACCTGCAGCCAG TGTGGAGCTCATCTTGGTCACCTGTTTGACGATGGTCCAAAACCTACTGGAAAGCGTTACTGCATCAACTCTGCTTCCCTGGCGTTTCAGGCCGCAGGCCCGGCTGAGGGTGGCGCCTCGGCCTCCAGCGGCGCTGCCACTTGCGGGAAGGTTGACCTATAG